Proteins found in one Candidatus Eisenbacteria bacterium genomic segment:
- a CDS encoding DUF2723 domain-containing protein encodes MHRSVQGAAWVAALAALWAYALTLSPTVAWLNLGEDSGDLLAASATLGIPHPTGYPLFVLLGRLATFLPLGTTAFRINLIAAIAGAASVYFLVRLAYSLSPPEGRGLGAVLSGCFLALLYASSRGAWSQSVLAEVYTLNAAFLGAILWLLVNAEERGDVRYLFLASYLFGLGLTNHLLLLAAAPALLVGIWRFSRENKIGPSGALLLPVLAFWGLTLDLFLPVRASQNPEFSWGAPVTPGRLWWVLSGAQYGRNFFARGLPEAMRHLIPGRWGVDFGWGVALLGVGILFALIRRPGTAAAVWTAFLASLVLLSVYAIGDDVGYWMPAAWIAAALAGSGWASLWNVPRWRAAVRGASIAALAGGALLGFASNWKRVDASGDLTPYLYAQHNLSAVEPNALIVSEYDGRTFSLWFYKATDFKKSRPDLVVAYKYLLVWPWYLHHLARHDRTLSVPGYPGDLDLMMNRLIARNIRKRPIYLTREDPGLLPIFRTERVGDARLPLYRVREAAR; translated from the coding sequence CTCGGGGAGGACTCGGGCGATTTGCTCGCGGCTTCCGCGACGCTCGGTATCCCCCACCCGACCGGGTATCCGCTTTTCGTGCTGCTCGGGCGGCTCGCCACGTTCCTTCCACTCGGGACGACCGCCTTCCGGATCAACCTGATCGCGGCGATCGCCGGCGCGGCGAGCGTCTACTTCCTCGTCAGGCTCGCCTACTCCCTGTCGCCGCCCGAAGGGCGCGGCCTCGGCGCCGTGCTCAGCGGGTGCTTCCTCGCGCTTCTCTATGCGTCCTCGCGCGGCGCCTGGAGCCAGAGCGTTCTCGCCGAGGTCTACACGCTGAACGCCGCGTTCCTTGGAGCGATTCTCTGGCTGCTCGTGAACGCCGAAGAGCGCGGGGACGTCCGCTACCTGTTCCTCGCGAGCTACCTCTTCGGCCTCGGGCTGACCAATCACCTGCTCCTGCTCGCCGCCGCACCCGCGCTTCTCGTCGGGATTTGGCGGTTCTCCCGCGAGAATAAGATCGGCCCCTCGGGTGCGCTTCTTTTGCCCGTTCTCGCCTTCTGGGGGCTGACGCTGGATCTTTTCTTGCCGGTCCGGGCGTCCCAAAATCCGGAATTTTCGTGGGGGGCGCCGGTCACGCCGGGGCGGCTCTGGTGGGTCCTGAGCGGGGCCCAATACGGGAGGAACTTCTTCGCGAGAGGCCTGCCGGAGGCCATGCGGCACCTGATCCCCGGACGCTGGGGAGTCGATTTCGGGTGGGGGGTCGCCCTGTTGGGAGTCGGGATCCTGTTCGCGCTGATCCGCCGTCCCGGGACCGCCGCCGCGGTCTGGACCGCCTTCCTCGCCTCGCTCGTCCTGCTCTCCGTCTACGCGATCGGGGACGATGTGGGCTACTGGATGCCCGCGGCGTGGATCGCGGCGGCCCTGGCCGGCTCGGGGTGGGCCTCTCTCTGGAACGTGCCGCGCTGGCGCGCGGCGGTGCGCGGCGCTTCGATCGCCGCCCTCGCTGGCGGAGCGCTCCTCGGCTTCGCGTCGAACTGGAAACGGGTCGATGCGTCCGGGGACTTGACCCCCTATCTCTACGCCCAGCACAACCTGTCTGCCGTGGAGCCTAACGCGCTGATCGTGAGCGAGTACGACGGGCGCACGTTCTCGCTCTGGTTTTACAAAGCGACCGACTTCAAGAAGAGCCGCCCCGACCTCGTCGTGGCGTACAAGTACCTCCTCGTCTGGCCGTGGTACCTGCATCACCTCGCGCGTCACGATCGCACGCTTTCCGTCCCCGGCTATCCGGGCGACCTGGATCTCATGATGAATCGCCTGATCGCGCGCAATATCCGCAAGCGGCCGATCTACCTCACGCGTGAGGACCCGGGGCTTCTGCCGATCTTCCGCACCGAGCGGGTGGGGGACGCCCGCCTCCCGCTGTACCGCGTGCGGGAGGCGGCTCGGTGA
- a CDS encoding prepilin-type N-terminal cleavage/methylation domain-containing protein, producing the protein MQENRRHGAVERFARRPDSSAEQLRDPVMRQGAPANEVEPVNTEREIRSSGFTLVEMMVALVLFTVVIGSIYSIYVRGEKSQQVGIELAEATQNARSGVDLIARELRSAGYGVDPAVQPAIVTGSQYRVTFALDLNGNRKIDMGEVITYFLDSNTSDPIVASSPNPYDFVLRRRIGTSGDSLATPSAGTGEIVAYGLTQRTADAVTSKNVPLFSYRNSAGGALELKAGTSDDPAGVFFGKTVSSADLGKPPAPGVKSSVKTIVVSMVTETKQKNIDSGTYDRVSVATSVEPRNFPFLAEANASYAANTGATGTGTGTGTGTGTGTGTGTGTGTGTGTGTGTGTGTGLPPSQPPIHLSTDRVLSMVVTDLNEQDSQEGSATVVNGQHDLDIVVGTKASGVANIRVWWNGQPGKYTGNRYFQANQSYMGNASYDVAALAAGNVDNSSPAATDVVAGLISGTGTGRFQVWQNQAFGGVTDTPGKIGAVGNPTTPNGSYYDNPGTGEVKGVAIADLNKDGHPDVVLGTRTSARNGKVEVWWGSTAGSGVYSHSTGQDVYTASGEVRSVSVADMNGDGWPDIVVGTKTDNDANDKQGSVDVFFSNTLSNVRFTTVYTTSVGGSVYGVGTALMDNDSRPDVVVAVKNGGTTGKVEFWRNNGTMAGALTKKDEVATLGPATALALGPLVYNSTNIDIAVGTAGAGGGTPPAVQAFFCDPAAASGNIIPSVQSWSDANAGGAVNALAIARLECSQDVLALDPVPDIVAGTSTGASTGDIVIYLNPYSSTVLP; encoded by the coding sequence ATGCAAGAAAATCGACGTCACGGCGCGGTGGAACGATTCGCACGGCGCCCAGACAGCTCAGCTGAGCAGCTACGTGACCCAGTGATGCGGCAGGGAGCGCCCGCAAACGAGGTGGAACCCGTGAATACCGAACGCGAGATACGCAGCTCAGGCTTCACCCTGGTCGAAATGATGGTGGCCTTGGTTCTCTTCACGGTCGTGATCGGCTCGATCTACTCGATCTACGTCCGCGGAGAGAAGTCCCAGCAGGTGGGCATCGAGCTTGCCGAGGCGACCCAGAACGCGCGGAGCGGAGTCGATCTGATCGCGCGGGAGCTGCGGTCCGCCGGCTACGGTGTGGATCCCGCGGTGCAGCCCGCGATCGTCACCGGGTCGCAGTACCGGGTCACCTTCGCCCTCGATTTGAACGGGAATCGCAAGATCGACATGGGTGAGGTGATCACCTACTTCCTCGACTCGAACACGAGCGACCCGATCGTCGCCTCGAGCCCGAATCCCTACGACTTCGTGCTCCGGCGCAGGATCGGCACCTCGGGCGATTCGCTCGCGACGCCCTCCGCCGGAACGGGCGAGATCGTCGCGTACGGTCTCACCCAGCGGACCGCCGATGCTGTGACGTCCAAGAACGTCCCGCTCTTCTCGTACAGGAACTCGGCGGGCGGCGCCCTCGAGCTGAAGGCGGGCACATCCGACGACCCGGCCGGCGTCTTCTTCGGGAAGACCGTGAGCAGCGCCGACTTGGGCAAGCCGCCCGCCCCGGGAGTCAAGAGCTCGGTGAAGACCATCGTCGTGAGCATGGTCACCGAGACCAAGCAGAAGAACATCGACAGCGGGACCTACGACCGCGTCAGCGTGGCGACCTCCGTCGAGCCGCGTAACTTCCCGTTCCTGGCGGAGGCCAACGCCTCCTACGCCGCGAACACCGGCGCGACAGGAACCGGTACCGGCACCGGCACGGGTACCGGCACCGGCACGGGCACAGGCACGGGTACCGGCACGGGCACAGGCACGGGGACCGGGACGGGCACGGGCACGGGCCTGCCGCCCAGCCAGCCGCCGATCCACCTTTCCACCGACCGCGTGCTCTCGATGGTGGTCACGGATCTGAACGAGCAGGACTCGCAGGAGGGCTCGGCCACGGTGGTGAACGGACAGCATGACCTCGACATCGTGGTCGGGACCAAGGCGAGCGGCGTGGCCAACATCCGCGTCTGGTGGAACGGGCAGCCCGGGAAATACACCGGCAACCGCTACTTCCAGGCCAACCAGAGCTACATGGGCAACGCCTCCTACGACGTGGCCGCGCTCGCCGCGGGCAACGTGGACAACTCCTCTCCCGCCGCGACCGACGTGGTGGCGGGCCTCATCAGCGGCACCGGCACCGGGCGGTTCCAGGTGTGGCAGAACCAGGCCTTCGGCGGCGTCACCGATACGCCCGGAAAGATCGGCGCCGTGGGGAATCCGACGACACCGAACGGAAGCTACTACGACAACCCCGGCACCGGAGAAGTGAAGGGCGTCGCGATCGCCGATCTCAACAAGGACGGCCATCCGGACGTCGTGCTCGGAACCAGGACCTCCGCCAGAAACGGCAAGGTGGAGGTCTGGTGGGGGAGCACGGCCGGCTCCGGCGTGTACAGCCACTCGACCGGGCAGGACGTCTACACCGCGAGCGGCGAGGTCCGGAGCGTCTCGGTGGCCGACATGAACGGAGACGGGTGGCCCGACATCGTCGTGGGGACCAAGACCGACAACGACGCCAATGATAAACAAGGGAGCGTGGACGTCTTCTTCAGCAACACGCTCTCCAACGTTCGCTTCACGACGGTGTACACCACCTCGGTCGGTGGCTCGGTCTACGGCGTCGGGACCGCCTTGATGGACAACGACAGCCGCCCGGACGTCGTGGTCGCCGTGAAGAACGGCGGCACCACAGGCAAGGTGGAGTTCTGGCGCAACAACGGAACGATGGCGGGGGCGCTCACGAAGAAAGACGAGGTCGCGACGCTGGGCCCCGCGACCGCGCTCGCGCTCGGGCCGCTCGTCTACAACAGCACGAACATCGATATCGCCGTCGGAACGGCCGGCGCCGGAGGCGGGACGCCCCCCGCGGTCCAGGCCTTCTTCTGCGACCCGGCGGCGGCGTCCGGGAACATCATCCCGAGCGTCCAGAGCTGGTCCGACGCCAACGCGGGAGGCGCCGTGAACGCGCTGGCGATCGCCCGGCTCGAATGCTCGCAGGATGTCCTGGCGCTCGACCCGGTGCCCGACATCGTGGCCGGCACCTCGACGGGAGCGAGCACCGGAGACATCGTGATCTACCTGAATCCGTATTCTTCGACCGTCCTTCCATGA
- a CDS encoding prepilin-type N-terminal cleavage/methylation domain-containing protein: MIVPGQEGPHMSPFNFRTASRRGDEAGFTLTELMVVLVIFGIMTAVALPGLNKFLRSVDLNGQVQQTATMARVVRQRAITENNNYVFYWDDTVQGFGWYDDDNNNGVKDVTEKRKDPVAYPAWITVANSGTNPFASPITTFFPNGSASQSGTCIFTNSDGYSRSLSVVRPTGMVTVQ, from the coding sequence ATGATCGTCCCGGGTCAGGAGGGTCCCCACATGTCGCCGTTCAATTTCAGAACGGCATCACGCCGCGGTGATGAAGCCGGATTCACGCTCACCGAGCTCATGGTGGTGCTCGTGATATTTGGAATCATGACGGCGGTGGCGCTCCCCGGACTCAACAAGTTCCTGCGCAGCGTGGATTTGAACGGCCAGGTTCAGCAGACCGCGACGATGGCCCGGGTGGTCCGGCAGCGCGCGATCACCGAAAACAACAATTACGTCTTCTACTGGGACGACACGGTGCAAGGTTTCGGATGGTACGACGACGACAACAACAACGGGGTCAAGGACGTGACCGAAAAGCGGAAGGACCCCGTCGCCTATCCGGCGTGGATCACGGTGGCGAATTCCGGAACCAACCCGTTCGCCTCGCCGATCACGACCTTCTTCCCGAACGGCAGCGCGAGCCAATCCGGAACCTGCATCTTCACCAATTCGGACGGCTACAGCCGGTCGCTCTCCGTCGTTCGGCCAACCGGGATGGTGACCGTCCAATGA
- a CDS encoding prepilin peptidase has protein sequence MEAGRWIQASAFATGLVLGSFLNVVIARLPRGESIVNPASRCPRCKKGILPWDNVPVLSFVFLGGRCRHCRRPISWRYPAVELLSGLLLWLLVQRVETPLLLVPQAAFLLALLAIAWIDLDTQTIPDVVTIPGVGLGLAASLFAPPGLAGALLGAVCGGASLWLVGALYERSTGVPGMGGGDVKLAAMMGAFLGVGGVFGAIFLASLAGSVFGILLIARGKGSRRTAIPFGTFLAPAAIALCLYGDSLFRLYRSFLP, from the coding sequence ATGGAGGCCGGACGTTGGATCCAGGCGTCGGCGTTCGCCACCGGCCTCGTCCTCGGGAGCTTCCTCAACGTCGTGATCGCGAGGCTGCCGCGCGGTGAGTCGATCGTGAATCCCGCGTCGCGTTGCCCCCGCTGCAAGAAGGGGATCCTTCCCTGGGACAACGTGCCGGTGCTCTCGTTCGTGTTCCTCGGAGGGCGATGCCGCCATTGCCGGAGGCCGATCTCGTGGCGGTACCCGGCCGTGGAGCTTCTCTCGGGGCTCCTGCTCTGGCTGCTCGTCCAACGTGTGGAAACCCCGCTCCTGCTCGTGCCCCAGGCCGCGTTCCTCCTGGCGCTCCTCGCGATCGCGTGGATCGATCTCGACACGCAAACGATTCCCGACGTCGTCACGATTCCGGGCGTGGGCTTGGGCCTGGCCGCGAGTCTCTTCGCGCCGCCGGGACTCGCGGGCGCCCTCCTGGGCGCGGTCTGCGGAGGGGCGAGCCTTTGGCTCGTGGGCGCGCTCTACGAGCGCTCGACGGGCGTGCCGGGAATGGGAGGGGGCGACGTGAAGCTTGCCGCGATGATGGGCGCGTTCCTGGGAGTGGGCGGCGTCTTCGGCGCGATCTTCCTCGCGTCGCTCGCGGGCTCGGTTTTCGGGATCCTGCTCATCGCGCGCGGCAAAGGCTCGCGGCGCACCGCGATTCCCTTTGGAACCTTCCTCGCGCCCGCCGCGATCGCGCTCTGCCTCTACGGGGATTCCCTCTTTCGGCTGTACCGGTCGTTCCTGCCTTGA
- a CDS encoding ABC transporter permease — translation MSRVVAIARNTLREVMRERVVLILALFGLALVIGSQALSPLALGEGRKVVIDFGLAGSTLLATLLTVFLGSSLLHKELERRTVYAILAKPIRREEFLVGKFLGLWFTTSMLLASMAGILAAVVTVAYGSTPWTVFGAVGLSVMELSIVTAVVVLFSSFTTPALTAFFAVAALVAGHFAEDLRYFVSQGAPAGIQALAQAVYWMLPHLGVFNARGLVVHGIAVEPERLAFAFAYGLLYASGVMIVAATIFRRREFR, via the coding sequence ATGAGCCGCGTCGTTGCCATCGCGCGCAACACGCTCCGGGAGGTCATGCGCGAGCGGGTCGTCCTCATCCTGGCCCTCTTCGGCTTGGCGCTCGTGATCGGCTCCCAGGCGCTCTCCCCGCTCGCTCTGGGCGAAGGTCGCAAGGTCGTGATCGACTTCGGGCTGGCGGGGTCCACACTCTTGGCGACCCTCCTCACCGTGTTCCTCGGCTCGAGCCTTCTTCACAAGGAGCTCGAGCGCCGGACCGTCTATGCCATCCTCGCCAAGCCGATCCGCCGGGAAGAATTCCTGGTCGGAAAGTTCCTGGGGCTTTGGTTCACGACGTCGATGCTCCTCGCCTCCATGGCCGGCATCCTGGCCGCGGTCGTCACCGTCGCGTACGGCTCCACGCCATGGACGGTTTTCGGCGCCGTCGGGCTCAGCGTCATGGAGCTCTCGATCGTGACCGCCGTCGTCGTCTTGTTCTCCTCGTTTACGACACCGGCTCTGACCGCGTTCTTCGCGGTCGCCGCCTTGGTTGCGGGCCACTTCGCCGAGGACCTGCGTTACTTCGTGTCGCAGGGCGCCCCGGCGGGGATCCAGGCGCTGGCCCAGGCGGTGTACTGGATGCTTCCGCACCTGGGGGTCTTCAATGCGCGCGGACTCGTGGTGCACGGCATCGCCGTGGAGCCGGAACGGCTCGCGTTCGCTTTCGCGTACGGTCTCCTGTACGCAAGCGGGGTCATGATCGTCGCGGCCACCATTTTCCGCCGGCGGGAGTTCCGTTGA